One genomic window of Rhizobium lentis includes the following:
- a CDS encoding FAD/NAD(P)-binding protein → MIYDVIVVGSGFSAIAVTCNLIEQLPASAKVAVVGDDPGFGRGTAYRTELYLHRLNVPAGRMSLLPHKPDDFVEWLKNRGRRLQAGDFASRSDYGLYVRDTLAQLLRKRDGRCRVDFIRAKAAGCVERYNSTLAFHLGNGDEIAGKTVVLCLGVGNANLPVDPAGVPLSMRSRIVENPWRLSWLRRVASSDTVCILGSGLTMIDQVLALRAHGHRGRIEVLSRRGLAPLGHARKPPAPLPIEVEALPATISGILKSLREMAKSVDDWRSLMDGLRPVTQALWQRLSNQERARFLRHALPWWNIHRHRVAPDVFDSFDKLVSEGTVRFHAGFLQSLGAEEGRLVAGYRVRATPEIAEIRPDWLVNCTGMERAGISHSPLLKEMRRFQLIAADPLGLGIQVDAASEVIAPSRISPARVFAVGALTAGQFWEITAVPDIRVQAKAVVEAIVAQRPAPEA, encoded by the coding sequence TTGATATACGATGTTATCGTGGTCGGTTCCGGTTTTTCGGCGATAGCCGTAACCTGCAATCTCATCGAGCAGCTTCCCGCTTCGGCCAAGGTTGCCGTCGTTGGCGATGATCCCGGTTTCGGTCGCGGGACGGCGTACCGGACAGAACTCTATCTCCATCGACTGAACGTACCGGCGGGCCGCATGAGCCTGTTGCCGCATAAGCCGGATGACTTTGTCGAGTGGCTGAAAAATCGCGGGCGGCGGCTGCAGGCCGGCGATTTCGCCTCGCGCAGCGATTACGGTCTGTATGTCAGGGATACGCTCGCGCAGCTTCTTCGAAAGCGGGATGGCCGCTGCCGGGTCGATTTCATCAGGGCCAAGGCGGCGGGATGCGTGGAACGCTACAACAGCACGCTGGCCTTCCATCTCGGCAATGGCGACGAGATTGCCGGAAAGACCGTGGTGCTCTGCCTTGGTGTCGGCAACGCCAACCTGCCGGTCGATCCGGCCGGCGTGCCGCTATCGATGCGATCGCGGATCGTCGAGAACCCGTGGCGGCTCTCCTGGCTGAGACGCGTCGCATCCTCTGATACGGTCTGCATCCTCGGCTCGGGCCTGACGATGATCGATCAGGTTCTTGCTCTGCGCGCTCACGGCCATAGGGGCAGGATCGAGGTGCTTTCGCGCCGCGGGCTCGCGCCGCTGGGGCATGCGAGGAAACCGCCCGCGCCGCTGCCGATCGAGGTTGAGGCGCTTCCCGCTACGATCAGCGGCATATTGAAGAGCCTGCGGGAAATGGCCAAGTCGGTTGACGACTGGCGAAGCCTGATGGATGGCCTGAGGCCTGTCACGCAGGCTCTCTGGCAACGGCTTTCCAATCAGGAGCGGGCCCGCTTCCTCAGGCACGCGCTTCCTTGGTGGAACATCCATCGTCACCGCGTCGCGCCTGACGTGTTCGACAGCTTCGACAAACTTGTCTCTGAAGGAACCGTGCGCTTCCATGCAGGCTTCCTGCAATCGCTCGGGGCCGAGGAGGGCAGGCTCGTTGCCGGATACAGGGTCAGGGCGACACCTGAGATCGCCGAGATCAGGCCGGATTGGCTGGTCAACTGTACGGGAATGGAGCGCGCAGGGATCAGCCATTCACCACTTTTGAAGGAAATGCGCCGATTTCAGCTGATCGCCGCCGATCCTCTCGGTCTCGGAATCCAGGTGGATGCCGCTTCCGAGGTGATAGCCCCCTCCCGGATCTCGCCTGCCCGGGTGTTTGCCGTCGGCGCCTTGACGGCGGGGCAGTTCTGGGAAATTACCGCCGTCCCCGACATTCGGGTGCAGGCCAAGGCCGTAGTCGAAGCAATCGTTGCGCAGCGGCCGGCGCCCGAGGCCTAG
- a CDS encoding GntR family transcriptional regulator, giving the protein MSGALKDAAIRVERPAKTLRELALDKVREAIVNGYFRPGDRLVERDLCAQLGVSRTVVREVLRHLESEGLVANLPNKGPIVAQLDIEEAKQIYEIRGALEGMAARLCAERSSPEIVAALEESLAGIRNSYRDNDMAAVLANTSSFYQTLFTMVDRHVAWGVVNLLTVRINHLRSMTIKTEGRGIEGPAQMSKIVDAIRRGDGEGAYRAAMDHVAAASAIAEAVLSAKKPAE; this is encoded by the coding sequence ATGAGCGGTGCTTTGAAGGACGCAGCAATCAGGGTCGAGCGTCCTGCAAAGACATTGCGGGAACTGGCGCTCGACAAAGTCCGCGAAGCCATCGTTAACGGGTATTTCCGTCCGGGAGATCGTCTCGTCGAGCGCGACCTCTGCGCTCAGCTCGGTGTCAGCCGGACCGTTGTGCGCGAGGTTCTGAGGCATCTGGAATCGGAAGGGCTGGTCGCCAATTTGCCGAACAAGGGGCCGATCGTTGCACAGCTCGACATCGAGGAAGCCAAGCAGATCTATGAGATCCGCGGTGCGCTCGAGGGCATGGCGGCGCGGCTATGCGCGGAACGCAGCAGCCCCGAAATCGTCGCCGCACTGGAAGAATCGCTGGCGGGCATCCGCAACAGCTACCGCGACAATGATATGGCGGCTGTGCTGGCGAACACGTCTTCCTTCTATCAGACGCTGTTCACAATGGTCGACAGGCACGTCGCCTGGGGTGTCGTCAACCTCCTAACCGTGCGCATAAACCACTTGCGGTCGATGACGATCAAGACGGAAGGGCGCGGCATCGAGGGACCGGCGCAGATGTCGAAGATCGTCGACGCCATCCGCCGCGGCGACGGCGAGGGCGCCTATCGGGCGGCGATGGATCATGTCGCCGCCGCCAGCGCGATTGCTGAAGCAGTGTTGTCGGCGAAGAAGCCTGCCGAATAA
- a CDS encoding amino acid synthesis family protein: MGIQIRKTGLQIETTLIEGGKAAAVPLKLFSAYAVVNNPWAGRGFVEDLKPEIHAGAPVLGELLTKMIIDAVGSGDAVEAYGKSAVVGLDGEIEHASALIHTLRFGNFYRQAVGAKSYLAFCNTRGPANAPIMIPLMDKNDEGRRSHYLTIQTSIPDAPAADEIVVALGASVGGRPHHRIGDRYQDLKDLGQDVANPAGV; encoded by the coding sequence ATGGGCATTCAAATTCGCAAGACCGGACTGCAGATCGAAACGACATTGATCGAGGGCGGCAAGGCCGCGGCCGTACCGTTGAAGCTCTTTTCCGCCTATGCTGTCGTAAACAACCCCTGGGCAGGGCGCGGTTTCGTCGAAGACCTCAAGCCGGAAATCCATGCGGGCGCTCCCGTTCTCGGTGAGTTGCTCACCAAGATGATCATTGACGCCGTCGGATCCGGCGATGCCGTCGAAGCTTACGGAAAGTCCGCCGTCGTTGGTCTGGACGGCGAGATCGAGCACGCATCCGCGCTCATCCACACACTGCGCTTCGGCAACTTCTATCGCCAGGCCGTCGGCGCCAAGTCGTATCTCGCCTTCTGCAATACGCGCGGCCCTGCCAATGCGCCGATCATGATCCCTCTGATGGACAAGAACGATGAAGGCCGCCGCTCGCACTACCTGACCATTCAGACCTCGATCCCCGACGCGCCTGCTGCCGATGAGATCGTCGTGGCTCTCGGCGCTTCGGTCGGCGGGCGTCCTCATCATCGTATCGGCGATCGCTACCAGGATCTCAAGGACCTGGGGCAGGACGTTGCCAATCCTGCGGGCGTTTGA
- a CDS encoding alpha/beta fold hydrolase yields MLTAGSTTRTAAATKAAGALSRKKTAGGTAYHEAGSGEPLVLIHGVGMRLEAWTPQIAFLSAGHRVIAVDMPGHGESAKLPAGSRLEEFVAWFGRFLDEMEIETANVAGHSMGALVSGGAAATFGKRISRVAYLNGVYRRDPEAKAAVLARAAAIPVTGVDKEGPLARWFGDDADSTVARELTREWLNLVDPQGYAVAYAAFAGGDETYADGWKDVAGPALFLTGSDDPNSTPLMATQMAALARRGYARIVEGHRHMVNLTAPEIVNSLLAEWLSFGEDER; encoded by the coding sequence ATGCTGACAGCCGGATCGACCACACGCACCGCTGCAGCAACGAAGGCCGCCGGTGCCTTGTCGCGAAAGAAGACGGCAGGCGGAACGGCCTATCACGAGGCTGGTAGCGGTGAGCCGCTGGTTCTCATTCACGGTGTCGGCATGCGGCTCGAAGCCTGGACTCCGCAGATTGCATTTCTGTCGGCGGGTCACCGCGTCATCGCCGTCGACATGCCCGGACACGGCGAGAGCGCAAAGCTGCCGGCGGGCAGCCGGCTCGAGGAATTCGTCGCCTGGTTCGGCCGCTTTCTCGACGAGATGGAAATCGAAACCGCAAATGTCGCGGGGCACTCGATGGGCGCGTTGGTCTCGGGAGGGGCGGCGGCGACCTTTGGCAAGCGTATCAGCCGTGTCGCTTACCTGAACGGTGTCTATCGCCGTGACCCGGAAGCCAAGGCCGCCGTCCTCGCGCGGGCTGCGGCCATTCCGGTCACGGGTGTCGACAAGGAAGGTCCCTTGGCCCGCTGGTTCGGCGATGACGCGGACAGCACCGTTGCGCGTGAATTGACACGAGAATGGCTGAACCTCGTTGATCCCCAAGGCTATGCCGTCGCCTACGCCGCCTTTGCGGGAGGGGACGAGACCTATGCAGACGGCTGGAAGGACGTGGCTGGTCCGGCGCTGTTTCTGACGGGATCCGACGATCCGAACTCGACGCCCCTGATGGCAACGCAGATGGCGGCGCTTGCGCGCCGAGGCTACGCCCGTATCGTCGAAGGCCATCGTCACATGGTGAACCTGACCGCGCCTGAAATCGTCAATTCGCTGCTCGCCGAGTGGCTGTCGTTCGGGGAGGATGAACGATGA
- a CDS encoding flavin reductase family protein — protein sequence MTIQTVDPRALRDAFGAFPTGVTVVTACDGDGNPIGFTANSFTSVSLNPPLLLVCLAKTSRNFAIMTGAQHFAINVLSETQKGVSNTFARPVEDRFAAVEWSKGSAGCPIFSDVAAWFECAMEEVIEAGDHVILLGRIEAFDNSGRNGLGYARGGYFTPTLASKAVSAAAEGNIELAAVVERRGEVLLLGVDVLALPSIDAHDGNPTEELGKYLESLTGLKISIGFLYSVYEGKSDGKQHIVYLAVAGDGEPASGRFQKPDALSGAQFKTSSTADIVNRFEMESSIGNFGVYFGDETGGTVHPIPAKGAKA from the coding sequence ATGACAATCCAGACTGTCGACCCAAGGGCCTTGCGTGATGCATTCGGCGCTTTTCCCACAGGCGTGACCGTCGTCACCGCCTGCGATGGCGACGGAAATCCGATCGGCTTCACGGCTAACTCCTTCACCTCGGTTTCCCTCAATCCGCCATTGCTGCTTGTCTGCCTCGCCAAGACGTCGCGCAATTTCGCCATCATGACCGGCGCGCAGCATTTTGCGATCAACGTGCTGTCGGAAACGCAGAAGGGCGTCTCGAACACCTTCGCGCGGCCGGTCGAAGACAGGTTTGCGGCGGTCGAGTGGAGCAAGGGATCAGCTGGCTGCCCGATCTTTTCGGACGTGGCGGCCTGGTTCGAATGCGCGATGGAAGAGGTCATCGAGGCCGGCGACCACGTCATTCTGTTGGGACGCATCGAAGCTTTCGACAATAGCGGCCGCAATGGTCTCGGCTATGCTCGTGGCGGCTATTTCACGCCGACGCTCGCAAGCAAAGCGGTTTCCGCTGCAGCCGAAGGCAATATCGAACTTGCGGCCGTCGTCGAACGCCGCGGAGAGGTTCTGCTCCTCGGCGTGGACGTGCTCGCTCTGCCGAGCATTGACGCTCATGACGGCAACCCGACCGAGGAGCTGGGAAAATACCTGGAGTCGCTGACCGGGCTGAAGATCAGCATCGGCTTTCTCTACTCGGTTTACGAGGGCAAGAGCGACGGCAAGCAGCACATCGTCTACCTCGCTGTCGCAGGCGATGGGGAGCCCGCCAGCGGCCGGTTCCAGAAACCCGACGCTTTGTCGGGCGCTCAATTCAAGACCAGCTCGACCGCCGATATCGTCAACCGTTTCGAGATGGAAAGTTCTATCGGCAATTTCGGCGTCTATTTCGGTGACGAGACCGGCGGCACCGTCCACCCCATTCCGGCCAAGGGTGCAAAAGCATGA
- a CDS encoding LLM class flavin-dependent oxidoreductase, whose translation MKFSLFVHMERLDASQSHKSLYEEFVALCEIADKGGMHAIWTGEHHGMDFTIAPNPFVTIADLARRTSRARLGTGTVIAPFWHPIKLAGEAAMTDIICDGRLDIGIARGAYSFEYERLLPGLDAWGAGQRMRELIPAVKGIWKGDYAHDGEFFKFPATTSAPKPLQQPNPPIWVAARDPNSHEFAVANGCNVQVTPLWQGDDEVQSLMDRFNDACAKNPDIERPKIMLLRHTYVGTSEEDVAQAAHELSVYYNYFFAWFKNEKPVKQGLIERIPDEQIRANAMLSDQVMRTNNVVGDAEIVIARLKAYEALGYDEYSFWIDTGMSFERKKASLERFIAEVMPAFQE comes from the coding sequence ATGAAGTTCTCCCTCTTCGTCCATATGGAACGGCTGGACGCCAGCCAGAGCCACAAGAGCCTCTACGAGGAGTTCGTCGCGCTCTGCGAGATCGCCGACAAGGGCGGCATGCATGCGATCTGGACGGGCGAGCACCATGGGATGGATTTCACCATCGCACCCAATCCGTTCGTCACCATCGCCGATCTTGCCCGGCGCACCTCGCGGGCAAGGCTCGGGACGGGAACGGTGATCGCTCCTTTCTGGCATCCGATCAAGCTTGCCGGCGAAGCTGCGATGACCGACATCATCTGCGACGGAAGGCTCGACATCGGGATCGCGCGCGGCGCCTATTCCTTCGAATATGAACGCCTGCTTCCAGGTCTCGATGCCTGGGGCGCCGGCCAGCGCATGCGCGAGCTCATCCCCGCGGTCAAGGGCATATGGAAGGGCGATTACGCCCATGACGGCGAGTTCTTCAAGTTCCCCGCGACGACCTCGGCCCCGAAGCCACTGCAGCAGCCGAACCCGCCGATCTGGGTTGCCGCGCGTGATCCGAACTCGCACGAATTTGCCGTCGCCAATGGCTGCAACGTCCAGGTCACGCCGCTCTGGCAGGGTGATGACGAGGTCCAGTCGCTGATGGACCGTTTCAACGATGCCTGCGCGAAGAATCCTGACATCGAGCGGCCGAAGATCATGCTGCTGCGCCATACCTATGTCGGCACCTCGGAAGAGGACGTCGCCCAGGCCGCCCATGAACTCAGTGTTTATTACAACTATTTCTTCGCCTGGTTCAAGAATGAGAAGCCGGTCAAACAAGGCCTGATCGAGCGGATTCCGGACGAGCAGATCAGAGCGAATGCGATGCTTTCGGACCAGGTCATGCGCACCAACAATGTCGTTGGAGACGCCGAGATCGTCATCGCCAGGCTCAAGGCCTATGAAGCGCTCGGCTACGACGAATATTCCTTCTGGATCGACACCGGCATGAGTTTCGAGCGCAAGAAAGCGTCGCTCGAACGCTTCATCGCCGAGGTCATGCCGGCTTTTCAGGAGTAA
- a CDS encoding aldehyde dehydrogenase: protein MRRFQHYIDGEFSDGEARYLSIDPATGAVWADMPEAREGDVDRAVNAADRALYEGPWSKMTATQRGKLLYKLADLVAANAPVLAELETRDTGKIIRETSAQIAYVAEYYRYYAGISDKIEGSYLPIDKPDMDVWLRREPIGVVAMVVPWNSQLFLSAVKIGPALAAGCTMVVKASEDGPAPLLEFARLVHEAGFPAGVVNIITGFGTSCGAALGSHPKVAHIAFTGGPDTARHVVRNSAENLASTSLELGGKSPFIVFADADLESAANAQVAGIFAATGQSCVAGSRLIVERSVKDKFVALLREKAEAIRIGAPLDMATEVGPLATRRQQDNIGALVERSIASGARLVTGGRKIDGEGFYFPPTILDCDDVASPSLVEEFFGPVLSVVSFEAEAEALRLANDTRYGLASGIFTQNLTRAHRLMKGIRAGIVWVNTYRAVSPIAPFGGFGLSGHGREGGMAAALDYTRTKTIWLRTSDDPIPDPFVMR from the coding sequence ATGCGGCGTTTCCAGCATTACATCGACGGCGAGTTCTCGGACGGCGAGGCCCGTTATCTGAGCATTGATCCGGCCACCGGCGCGGTCTGGGCTGATATGCCGGAAGCGCGCGAGGGCGATGTCGACCGGGCTGTGAACGCTGCCGACAGGGCGCTTTACGAAGGTCCCTGGTCGAAAATGACGGCCACGCAGCGCGGCAAGCTGCTCTACAAGCTTGCTGACCTCGTTGCCGCCAACGCGCCGGTCCTTGCCGAACTGGAGACGCGCGATACCGGCAAGATCATCCGCGAAACATCGGCGCAGATCGCCTATGTCGCCGAATACTACCGTTACTATGCCGGCATATCGGACAAGATCGAAGGTTCCTACCTGCCGATCGACAAGCCTGACATGGATGTCTGGCTTCGCCGCGAGCCGATCGGCGTCGTCGCCATGGTCGTGCCGTGGAACAGCCAGCTTTTCCTGTCCGCCGTCAAGATCGGGCCGGCGCTCGCCGCCGGCTGCACCATGGTGGTCAAGGCCTCGGAAGACGGGCCGGCGCCGCTTCTCGAATTTGCCCGTCTCGTGCATGAGGCAGGCTTTCCCGCCGGCGTCGTCAACATCATCACCGGTTTCGGCACCTCCTGCGGCGCAGCGCTCGGCAGCCACCCGAAGGTGGCCCATATCGCCTTCACGGGCGGACCCGACACCGCGCGGCACGTTGTTCGCAATTCGGCCGAAAATCTTGCCTCCACCTCGCTCGAACTCGGCGGCAAGTCGCCCTTCATCGTCTTTGCCGATGCGGATCTTGAAAGTGCCGCCAACGCCCAGGTCGCCGGCATCTTTGCTGCGACGGGACAGAGTTGCGTTGCCGGATCGCGCCTGATCGTCGAGCGCAGCGTCAAGGACAAGTTCGTCGCCCTCTTGCGGGAGAAGGCGGAGGCGATCCGGATCGGCGCGCCGCTCGATATGGCGACCGAAGTCGGCCCGCTCGCCACCAGGCGCCAGCAGGACAATATCGGCGCCCTTGTCGAGCGGTCGATCGCAAGCGGCGCCCGTCTTGTCACCGGCGGGCGCAAGATCGATGGCGAAGGCTTCTACTTCCCGCCGACGATTCTCGATTGCGACGATGTCGCGTCGCCCTCGCTGGTCGAGGAATTCTTCGGGCCGGTGCTTTCGGTCGTGTCCTTCGAGGCGGAAGCCGAGGCGCTGCGGCTTGCCAACGACACCCGCTACGGCCTGGCCTCGGGCATCTTCACCCAAAATCTCACCCGGGCGCACCGGCTGATGAAGGGCATCCGCGCGGGGATCGTCTGGGTCAACACCTACCGCGCCGTATCGCCGATCGCGCCGTTCGGTGGCTTCGGCCTGTCCGGTCACGGCAGGGAAGGCGGCATGGCGGCGGCGCTCGACTATACCCGCACCAAGACGATCTGGCTCCGGACTTCCGACGATCCGATCCCCGATCCCTTCGTGATGAGGTAG
- a CDS encoding NIPSNAP family protein, with protein MFYEIRTYRLKNGAVPQYLKVVEEEGIEIQKSHLGTLVGYFFSEIGTINEIVHIWVFASLDDREARRQRLLADPRWQAFLPKIRDLIEVAENKIMKPASFSPRSEAH; from the coding sequence ATGTTCTACGAAATCCGCACCTATCGGCTGAAGAACGGCGCGGTCCCGCAATATCTCAAGGTCGTCGAGGAAGAGGGCATCGAGATCCAGAAGAGCCATCTTGGCACGCTCGTCGGCTACTTCTTTTCGGAAATCGGGACGATCAACGAGATCGTCCACATATGGGTCTTTGCGAGCCTGGACGACCGGGAGGCGAGACGCCAGCGGCTGCTGGCCGATCCCCGGTGGCAGGCCTTCCTGCCCAAGATCCGCGACCTGATCGAGGTCGCAGAAAACAAGATTATGAAGCCAGCAAGCTTTTCTCCCCGGAGCGAGGCGCACTGA
- a CDS encoding ABC transporter substrate-binding protein, with amino-acid sequence MKTTFAFAAVAAFVAVSAPVKADNLVFSSWGGTTQDAQKAAWASPFTEKTGITVVQDGPTDYGKLKAMVEAGEVNWDVVDVEGDYAAQAGKNGQLEKLDFSVIDKSKLDPRFVTDYSVGSFYYSFVIGCNADAVKACPKTWADLFDTAKFPGKRTFYKWSAPGVIEAALLADGVPADKLYPLDLDRAFKKLDTIKSDIIWWSGGAQSQQLLASAEAPVGSVWNGRMTALAATGIKVETSWEQNITAADALVVPKGAPNAEAAMKFIALATSAEPQAALAKATGYAPINLDSAKLMDPETAKTLPDQQTASQVNADMNYWAENRDAIGEKWYAWQAK; translated from the coding sequence ATGAAAACAACATTTGCTTTCGCGGCCGTCGCCGCCTTCGTGGCGGTGTCCGCACCGGTCAAGGCTGACAACCTCGTCTTCTCGAGCTGGGGAGGAACGACCCAGGACGCGCAGAAGGCTGCATGGGCGAGCCCCTTCACCGAGAAGACCGGCATCACCGTCGTGCAGGACGGGCCGACCGATTACGGCAAGCTCAAGGCCATGGTCGAGGCCGGCGAAGTCAACTGGGACGTCGTCGACGTCGAAGGCGATTATGCCGCCCAGGCCGGCAAGAACGGCCAGCTCGAGAAGCTCGACTTTTCCGTCATCGACAAATCCAAGCTCGATCCGCGCTTCGTCACCGACTATTCGGTCGGCAGCTTCTATTATTCCTTCGTCATCGGCTGCAATGCCGATGCCGTCAAAGCCTGCCCGAAGACATGGGCCGACCTGTTCGACACGGCGAAGTTTCCGGGAAAACGCACCTTTTACAAGTGGTCGGCTCCGGGCGTGATCGAAGCGGCGCTGCTTGCCGACGGCGTGCCGGCAGACAAGCTTTATCCGCTCGATCTCGACCGCGCCTTCAAGAAGCTCGATACGATCAAGTCCGACATCATCTGGTGGTCGGGCGGCGCGCAGTCGCAGCAACTTCTGGCCTCCGCCGAGGCACCCGTCGGCAGCGTCTGGAACGGCCGCATGACCGCCCTTGCGGCGACCGGCATCAAGGTGGAGACCTCCTGGGAGCAGAACATCACCGCTGCCGATGCGCTCGTTGTGCCGAAGGGCGCGCCGAACGCCGAGGCCGCGATGAAGTTCATTGCGCTGGCGACCTCGGCCGAACCGCAGGCCGCCCTGGCAAAAGCCACCGGCTATGCGCCGATCAATCTCGACTCGGCCAAGCTGATGGATCCGGAAACGGCCAAGACCCTGCCGGACCAGCAGACGGCAAGCCAGGTCAATGCCGATATGAACTACTGGGCTGAAAATCGCGATGCCATCGGCGAGAAGTGGTACGCCTGGCAGGCGAAATAG
- a CDS encoding ABC transporter permease, which translates to MSTCSDASGAIMPLPKVRRATGFGWALPALAFVGIFFVVPVAILLLRSVLEPVPGLGNYAQLIGSATYLKIFANTFIVSGLVTVISLLIGFPVAWALAIMPGRLTSVIFAILLLSMWTNLLARTYAWMVLLQRTGLINKMLIGMGLIDQPLALVNNLTGVTIGMTYIMLPFIILPLYGVIKKIDPSTLQAAALCGANRWQCLTRVLLPLAMPGMAAGALMVFVMSLGYFVTPSLLGGTANMMLAELIAQFVQSLVNWGMGGAAALVLLVVTLSLYAVQLRFFGNQNPGGR; encoded by the coding sequence ATGTCGACGTGTAGCGATGCCTCCGGCGCAATCATGCCTCTGCCAAAGGTGCGCAGGGCAACAGGTTTCGGCTGGGCCTTGCCGGCTCTGGCCTTCGTCGGGATCTTTTTCGTCGTGCCGGTGGCGATCCTGCTGCTGCGCAGCGTATTGGAACCCGTTCCGGGTCTTGGCAACTATGCGCAGCTGATCGGGTCGGCGACCTATCTCAAGATTTTCGCCAATACCTTCATCGTCTCGGGTCTCGTCACGGTGATCTCACTGCTGATCGGTTTTCCCGTTGCCTGGGCGCTCGCAATCATGCCCGGACGGCTGACCTCGGTGATCTTTGCGATCCTGCTCCTGTCGATGTGGACCAATCTCTTGGCCCGCACCTATGCCTGGATGGTGCTGCTGCAGCGGACCGGGCTCATCAACAAGATGCTGATCGGCATGGGCCTGATCGACCAGCCGCTAGCGCTCGTCAACAATCTGACCGGGGTGACGATCGGCATGACCTACATCATGCTGCCCTTCATCATCCTGCCGCTCTATGGCGTGATCAAGAAGATCGACCCGTCGACCCTGCAGGCGGCGGCCCTTTGCGGCGCCAACCGCTGGCAGTGCCTGACCCGCGTTCTCTTGCCCCTGGCAATGCCCGGCATGGCGGCCGGCGCGCTGATGGTCTTCGTCATGTCGCTCGGCTATTTCGTCACGCCGTCGCTTCTCGGCGGCACCGCCAACATGATGCTTGCCGAGCTGATCGCGCAATTTGTGCAGTCGCTGGTCAACTGGGGAATGGGCGGCGCTGCGGCGCTGGTGCTCCTGGTGGTGACCCTGTCGCTTTATGCGGTGCAGCTGCGCTTCTTCGGCAACCAGAACCCGGGAGGACGTTGA
- a CDS encoding ABC transporter permease, protein MLLNFDRLGWWKYVLLAITLLTAAFLLLPIVFIAALSFGSSQWLIFPPPGWTFQWYHELFADPRWLESALTSFKIAVIVTILSVLLGLVTSFGLVRGSFMFRDALKALFLTPMILPVVVLAVALYAFFLRIGLGGTLTGFVISHLVLALPFSILSISSALEGFDKSIEDAAVLCGASPLEAKIRVTLPAISHGLFSAAVFSFLTSWDEVVVAIFMSSPTLQTLPVKVWATLRQDLTPVVAAASTLLILLTIILMALVAVVRKVLKQ, encoded by the coding sequence ATGCTGCTCAATTTCGACCGCCTCGGCTGGTGGAAATACGTCCTGTTGGCGATAACGCTGCTGACCGCAGCCTTCCTGCTGCTGCCGATCGTCTTCATCGCCGCACTCTCCTTCGGCTCCTCGCAGTGGCTGATTTTTCCGCCGCCCGGCTGGACGTTCCAATGGTACCATGAACTCTTTGCCGATCCGCGCTGGCTGGAATCGGCTCTGACGAGCTTCAAGATCGCGGTCATCGTCACGATCCTGTCGGTGCTGCTCGGGCTGGTGACGTCCTTCGGGCTGGTGCGGGGTTCGTTCATGTTCCGCGACGCGTTGAAAGCGCTGTTCCTGACGCCGATGATCCTTCCGGTCGTGGTGCTCGCGGTCGCGCTGTACGCCTTCTTCTTGAGGATCGGTCTTGGCGGCACGCTGACGGGCTTTGTCATTTCGCATCTGGTGCTGGCACTGCCTTTCTCGATCCTGTCCATATCGAGCGCGCTCGAGGGTTTCGATAAATCCATCGAGGATGCGGCGGTGCTCTGCGGCGCATCGCCCCTCGAAGCCAAGATCAGGGTCACGCTGCCGGCGATCAGCCATGGGCTGTTTTCGGCTGCCGTCTTCTCGTTCCTCACATCCTGGGACGAGGTCGTGGTGGCGATCTTCATGTCCAGCCCGACCCTGCAGACGCTGCCCGTGAAGGTATGGGCGACGCTACGGCAGGATCTGACGCCTGTCGTCGCAGCCGCGTCGACCCTTCTCATCCTTTTGACGATCATCTTGATGGCGCTGGTCGCCGTCGTGCGTAAGGTGCTGAAACAATGA